Below is a window of Nocardioides sp. S-1144 DNA.
GGTGCGGCTGGGCGGGACTCGGCGCCCGGTACGGCGGCGGGACCGGCGCGGGCCGGACCGCGGCCACCAGCCAGGCGAGGATCGTCTCGCCGTGCGGGTCGCCGAGGGCGTACGACGTCGCGGCCGGGCCCACGGGGAGCCGGGAGACCCGCGCGCCGCCGACGAAGGTGCCGCCGGTGCTGGAGTCGGCGACGAACCAGGAGTCGCCGTGGCGCTCGAAGGTCAGGTGGTGCCGCGAGGCGCGCGGGTCGGCGACCACCACGTCGCAGGTCTGCTCGCGCCCGACGACGACCCGGTCCTGGTCGAACTCGCGCGGGCCGAGGGCGGACTGCACGACGAGGCGTGCGCGGGGGTGGTCGCTCATGACGTGCGACACCCTAACCGCGCCGGTCCCGACAGCTCACGAGCCGGCCCACGAGCCGCCTCACGAGCGCCGGCGGAAGGAGCGGACGGCGACGACGGACAGCAGCCGGCGCCGTCGGGTGGCCGCCGAGGTCATCGCCCTGCGCTCGGCGTCCACCAGCGCCCAGAACTCCGCGGCCACCGCCGCGTCGGGCTCGGTCGGGCCGAAGACCAGCCCGTCGGCGTGCCGGGCCAGGGCCGGCGCGGCCGCCGACGGCACGTGGGGGGCCTGCTCGCGACGGGTCAGGGTGCTGCCGACCGGGACCGGCCGGCCGAGGTCGCGGGCGTGGTCGACCAGCTCGCGCCAGCCCCCGACCACCCGCTCCGAGGCCTGTGCGGCGCCGCGACGCCGGCGGCGGCGCCAGCCCTTGAGCCCGGCGACGGTGCCGACGACCAGCAGGGCCAGCAGCAGCGGGCCGCCGACGGCGACCAGCACCCAGCCGAACCAGCCGGCGACGACCGCGTCGTCGTCCTGCTCCTTGCGGTCGATCCTGCGCGCCTCGAGCTCGGCCTCGGTCTGCTCGGCCAGCGTCGACGGCGGCGGGACCGGTGCCGGCGGCGGGACGACGGTGCCGCTCATCTCCTGCTCGGCCAGCGGCGGCTGCTCCGCGGGCCGGTCGAGGTCCATGAACGTCTCGGTCGGCAGCGTCCGCCAGCTGCCGTCGGCGAGCTGCACCTCGACCCACGCCGAGACGTCACGGCCCTGGACGGCGCCGTCGTCGGGCACCACGGCACCAAGCACCACCCGCGCCGGCACGCCGACCTTGTTGGCCAGCAGCGCCATCACCGCGGCGTACTGCTCGTCGTTGCCGACCGCGATCGGTGCGTTGGCGAACTCGTCGCCGAGGCGCTTGACGTGGTGGCCCGGGTGGTAGATCCGCTCGGCCTGGAGGACGCCGTCGGAGTACTTGCCCTCGACCTTGAGGTGCTCGGCGATCGCGAAGACCCGCTCCATCGGCTCCGACGCCCCGGCCGACCACTGCACCGCCTGGGTGTCGAGGAACGAGGCCGCGAACGGGACGTCGGTGACGACCTGGGCCGGCGCGTCGGTCGGCGACAGCTCGTCGTCGGGCTCGACGGCGGTGAAGTGGTAGACGTCGCCCGGCCGCACCCCGGTCGGGACGACGGCGGTCGACGTGGCCAGGTTGTAGCGCCAGGACTCCGCCTTCGTGGTCGCGTCGCCGGCGTCGAAGCGGAGCTCCTGGAGCGCGCCGACGGTCGGCAGCCAGACGCCGTCGTAGCCGTCGCCGACGGTGACCTCGACCGAGACCCGGTCGCCCTCGACCGGGTTGTCGATCGTGCTGGAGACGCGCTGGAACGTGTCGGTGGTGGTGGAGGGGTCGGCCCCCTCGGAGGCGCCCCACACGATCCCGTCGTAGTGGTCGAGGGTGGCGATCCGCAGCCGGGAGCCGGCGGGCGCGCCGTCGAGGGTGAGGAGCGTCTCGTCGTACAGGTTCTCCGCCTCGACCGGCTCGGGCTCCTCGACGTAGCGCCGGAACGACGCCAGCGGCGAGGGGTACTGCCCGATGTCGAAGGGCGGGCGCACCTGGGTGCGCAGCACGGTGCGGCCGGTGTCGTCGCCGAACGCCACGGACGTGACCGGCATCGCCAGCGCCCCCGCGCCGGCGACCAGGACGACGCCGACGACGCCGCGCCGCCAGCGGCCGCGGCGTCCCTCGACCGGACGCCGGCGCCGCGACTCGCGGACGGCGACCCAGCCGATCGCGAGGGCCGCGAAGAGCGTGCCCTGGAGCCACAGCGACTGCGGGCGCGCGACGCCGAGCAGGATCACCGCGACGAGCAGCAGCACCGGCGCGAGCAGCCCCAGCGCCGAGCGCAGGAGCGCCGGGCCGGAGCGGACCCCCACGGTGAGGCCGCCGAGCAGCCCGGCGACCAGGCCGAGCGTCCACGGCAGCACGAGGACCTCGCCCGTGCCCTGGACGGGCGGGAGGGTGGTGAGCAGCTCCTTCCAGCCCCCGACGACCTGGTCGGCCACGGTGCCGACCGACGTCGCGGCGACCAGCGCGCCGACGCCGAGGAACACCGGGACCCCCAGCGTCACCGCCGCGATGCCGGGCCAGCGCATCGCCCGCACGAGGCCGGTGAGCGCGAGGCCGAGGACCAGGCCGAGCACCGCGACGAGCAGGTGGGCGACGCCGGTGAAGGTGGTCGCCAGCCCGACCAGGGCGACCAGGCACAGGGCGAGGAGGAAGCCGAGGTCGACGGCGGTCTCGCGGGAGGGGAGGAAGCGGCGCATCACACGCTCCAGCGCAGCAGGGCCGGGAGGTCGTCCTTGTCACCGAGGCGCAGGACCGACAGGCCGCCGACCTCGCTGACGCCGGGCCGCACGCCGCGCTCGACGAGGAGGGCCAGCCGGCGGACCTCGGGCGGGAAGACCGCCGCGGCGCGCAGCACCGGGTCGAGCCCGGCGGCGGCGCCGGTCAGCAGGAACAGCAGGCTGGTGTCGGGGGCGAGGTCGACGGCGCGCCGGGCCGCGCCGACCAGGCCGACCGAGCCGGCCGAGGCGCGGCAGACGGCGTCCAGGGCGAGGTTGCCGTCGACGCCGGAGCTCGCGGTCGGGCCGCACACGAACGTCGCCTCGAACTCGTCGGCGATCGCGCGCACCAGCACCGAGGCGGCGACCGACATCGCGATCTCCAGCTCGTCGTCGTCGGCCCACGACGCCAGGTCGTCGTCGACGACGACGGTGGCGTGGCTGCGCCGGGTGTCGAGGTACTGCCGCACGAGCAGCTGCTGCTGGCCCGCGCCCATCGCCTTGGCCGAGGAGCGCCAGTGCACGTGGCGCAGGTCGTCGCCGGCGACGTACTCGCGCAGCGCGTGGAAGGCGAGGTCGCTCTGGGAGATCGCGTCGGTCTCGACGCCCTCGAGGTCGCGGAGCAGGCCGGCGCCCATCGCGTCGAGCGGCACCAGCGGGGGCCGCACCAGCACCTCCTGTGCCTCGGCCCACACCGAGTCGCGGGAGAACACGCCGACGGCGTCGCCGCGCCGGGTGACCGCCGGGCCGACCTCGATCACCCCGCGGCGCTCGGTGCGGATCGTGAAGGACTCCTGGCTGGTCGCCCCCGCGGCGAGCGCCGGGACGCCGTAGCGGTGCACGGCCGCGCCGACGGGCAGCTCGAGCAGCGTGGGGAGCATCCGCCGGCCGGAGGCGTTGGTGACGTCGACGCCGCCCGACACCGAGCTGCCGGCCACCACCCGCGACGGCTCCAGGACGATCGCCACCCGCACCCGGGTGCGGCCCAGGAGGAAGGGCAGGCAGAGGGCGAGCAGCAGCAGGCACGCCGTCCCCAGGACGACGAGCTCGCGCCACCGCGTCTGCGACGCCACGGCGAGGGCGAGCACGCCGAGGCCGAGGAGCAGCCAGCCCAGCGGGCGGACCACCCCCAGCGCGGCGCGGACCCGGGTCGGCACGGTCACAGCACGATCAGCGGGTCGCGACGCGGTCGGTGGGCGGGGCGACGGCGTCGAGCAGCCGGGAGATGACGGCGTCGACGGTGACCCCGGTGAACTGCGCCTCCGCGTCGAGCAGCAGCCGGTGGCACAGCACCGGCTCGGCCAGTGCGCGCACGTCGTCGGGGACGACGTGGTCGCGCCCGTCGGCGGCGGCCCAGGTCTTGGCGACCCGGATGAAGGCCAGGCAGCCACGGGCCGAGAGCCCGAGCTTGACGTGCGGCTGGCGGCGCGACTCCTCGGCGAGCTCGGCGACGTAGCCGACGACGGCCGGGTCGACGTACACCTCGTCGGCGAGGCCGCTCATCTGGGCGATTGTCTGGGCGGTGATCACCGGCGTCACCAGTGCGGCGCGGTCGCGGACGCCGGCGTTGAGGAGCAGCTCGATGGTCGCCGCCTTGTCGGGGTAGCCGACCGAGCTCTTCATCAGGAACCGGTCGAGCTGGGCCTCGGGGAGCCGGTAGGTGCCGGCCTGCTCGATCGGGTTCTGGGTGGCGATCACCATGAACGGCCGGCCGACCTCGTGGGGCCGGCCGTCGACGGTGACCCGGCCCTCCTCCATCACCTCGAGCAGCGCCGACTGGGTCTTGGGCGAGGCCCGGTTGATCTCGTCGGCCAGCACGATCGAGTGGAAGATCGGGCCCGGGGTGGAAGTCGAAGGTGCCCTTGTGCTGGTCGTAGACGGTCACGCCGGTGACGTCGGAGGGCAGCAGGTCGGGGGTGAACTGGATCCGGGCGTGGCTGCCCTGCACCGTGTTGGCCAGCGCCCGCGCCAGCATCGTCTTGCCGGTGCCCGGGAAGTCCTCGAGCAGCAGGTGGCCCTCGGAGAGCAGGCAGGTCAGCGCCAGCCGGACGACGTGCCGCTTGCCGAGCACGGCCTTCTCGATGTTGTCGGTGAGCTGGTCGAAGGTCTGGTGGAACCAGGCGGCCTGCTCGCGGGTGATCGTCATGCGGGTCCTGTCACGGTCGGGTCGGAGGCGGTCGGGGCGGGGCCGGTCAGCTGCCGGGCCACGTGTACCTCGGGCTCGTGGCGCCCCCGCACGTCGCGCTCACCCAGCCACCGGGGTTGCCGTAGTAGGCACCGGTCTGGTGCGACCCGTTGCCGAACGGGCCCTTGCGCCCGAAGCCGCCGCCGGTCGAGGAGTCGATGGTGCAGGAGTTGCCCCCGCCGGGGAAGTTGCTCAGGATGATCGTGATGTAGCCGCAGGAGGCGTGCGTGCACAGCGTGCCGGAGGTCGTGTAGCAGCGCGGCAGCCCGGAGCCGGGCCGGTCGTTGCAGCGGTCGCCGCGGGTCACCTCGACCGAGGGCAGCAGCGGCTGGTCGGTGCGGACCGACTCGGCGGTGCGGGTGGCCGGGCCGCGGGCCGGCGCGGCGTCGGACAGCCGCACCGTGATCGTCTCGGTCGTGTCGTAGCCGATCCGGCGCAGCTCGGTGTCGAAGGTGTAGGTGTCCACGCCCGGGACCGTGATGGTCTCGTCGCGGCCCTGGTTGCTGGTGATCCGCACCGAGGCGGGGTCGCCGTTGGGGTCGACGGTGATCCGCCAGGCGATCTCCTGGCTGGGGACGACGTCGCCGCGGGTGGAGGTCATCGACACGACGTGCTGGGTGCCGAGCGGGCCGTAGGGTCTGCACCGACCGCGGCGCCGACGGCGAGCAGCGGTCGAGCTCGTTGCACACCTCGAGCCGCACCTGGTGGGCGCCGTCGTTGTCGGGGACGGTCACGGTGCGCGACTGCCCGCCGGCGCCCTGGAACTCCTCGACGACGGTGCTGCCGACGATCACCTTGACCCGCGACTGCGCGCCGTTCGAGACCGGCACGGTGAAGTCGGCGCGGGACTGGTTGTCCTGACCGGTCGCCGTGACCGACCAGTCGCCCCACGCCTCGGGGTCGCCGACGGCGACGAACTCCGAGGTGGGCCCGGTCGCGGTCCGGCCGTCGCCGCCCTTGTTGGTCACCCGCACGGCGTACTGGTACTTCCGGCCGTCGTAGCCGATGCCGCCGTCGACGCACGAGGTGGAGCCCTGGTCGGTGCACGCGGGCAGCGGCGACCCGTCGCGCAGCACGGTGTAGCTCAGCGGCGTCGGGCCGTTGGGGTTCACCGCGGGCCAGGAGACGACCACGGCCGTCTGCCGGCTGCTGGTGCGGTTCTCGGTGAGGGTGGGGGCCGGCGGGGCGGCCGGGGTGCCGACCGACTGGTAGGGCCCGCCGGAGCGGCGCTCGCCGGCGAACCGCTCGTTCACGGCGTACACGGTGAAGGTGTAGCGCTGGTTGTTGTCGAGCCCGGTGACCGTGGCCTCCGGGCGCCGGGTGGTGGTGCTCCCGCCGTCGTCCCAGGAGACGACGTACTCGCGGATGTCGGAGGTCTGCGTCGTCGGGGGCGTCCACCGCAGGCGGAGGGTGGTGTCGCCCTCCTCCACCACCTGGATCGGGCCGACCCGGCCCGGCTTGGCGTCGGGCGTGGCGACCCGCGACTGCGGGCTCCAGCCCGACCAGCCGACGGCGTTGTGGGCGCGCACCTCGAAGCGGTAGTCCTGACCGTTGGTCAGGCCGGTGACGTCGCAGGAGGTGGCGGCGCACTCGCGGCCGACCCCGCCGGTGCCGCGCACCTCGTAGCGGTCGATCGGGGCGCCGTTCGCGTCGGGCGCCCGCCAGCCGAGCGCCACCTCCTGGTCACGGATCGTGGTGCCCGGGACCGGCGCGGTCGGGACGTCGGGCACGTCGAGCACGTCGAAGGTGATCCGGCCCTCCACCTGCCGCTCGGGCCCGTTCGACCCGGTGACGTCGCTGGCCAGCACCCGCAGCTCGGCGCGGCCGTCGACCTCGGGGCCGGTGGTGATGGTGACCCGCGACCCCTCGAAGCTGGTCTGGACGTCGAGACTGCTCACCTGCTCGACCTCGAGCACCTCCGGCTCCGGGTTCGGGACGCCGGCGCGCAGGTACGGCGCGAGGTCGATGGTCCGCTCCTCGCCCGCGCGCATGTCCTCGAGCCGCACCGGCGACATCGACGGCGGCGGCGACTCCACGACGAGCAGCTGCACGAGCCCGGGCTCGCTGCCCTCGGCGGTGACCTGCAGGGTGGCGCGGCTGCCGGCCACGGCGCTGCCCGCGGCGTTGACCTCGATCGTCGACCCGCTGGGCTGGACGATGCTCAGGCCGTCGACCGAGGTCTGCCAGTCGGCGTCGAACGACAGCGAGTCGACGTCCTCGGGGTCGGGCGTCCACACGTGGCAGAACGACGCGACGTCGAGGCCGATGGTGCGGTCCTGGGCGATGCGGACCGGGGTCTCGGGGCAGCGCAGCACCGGCCGCGACCGGCCGACCTGCACGGGCACCGACACGATCGCCTCGACGCCGTCGGGGTCGTCGACACCGTCGCCGGTCGTGACCTCGAAGACCACCGCGCCCGGGCCCTCGTAGCGGTCGGAGGCGGCGACGTCGAAGGTCGTGTCGCCGGTGATGGTCGGCTGCACGTCGCCCTCGGGCGAGGCCCAGATGCGGTCCTGCAGGGTGAACTGGACCGGCCCTCCGCCCGGGCTGACGACGTGGTCGGCGAGGTCGAGGCTCGCGGTGCCGCCGGGGTCGACCTCGATGACGGCGCCCGGCACGGCGTACGGCGCGCCGGCGGCGGCCGGCGGCACGTAGATCGAGCCGGTCGCGGCGCCGCCGTCGGCGTCCCGCACGCGGAAGGGCACCACCATCGGCTCCGCCCCGCGCTGCACGGTGACCTCGCCGCCGGCGATGGACGCGGTCGTGCCCCGCGGTGCGAAGACCTTGCTGACCCGGAGGTCCTCGGGCTCCCCGTCGGGGTCGTAGGCCGTCTCGAGGACGTCGACGGTGACCGTCGAGGCGTCGCCGCGACCGTCGACCTCGCCCTCGGCCGCCTCGAGCGCGCCCTCGTCGGCCGGGGTGCCGTAGGCGTCGAAGACGACCGGCGGGTTGTTGTAGGGCGTCGCCAGGCGCAGCGTGACGGTCGCCTGGGACGCGTCGAGGCCGTTCGAGAGCCGGTAGACGACCTGGAGGGTGCGGGCGTCGAGGGTGTCGGGTGCCTCGATGACGATCGGGCCCTGCGGGGTCTCCAGGCTCACGCCGGCGGGCGGGTCGACCAGCGTGGCCTCCACGCGGTCGCCCGCGGCGACGTAGTCGTTGGCGAGGATGTCGACGCGGGCCAGCCGGCCCGGCTCGGTCGTCACGGTGTCGGGGACGGCGAGCGGGGGCTGGGGGGTGCCCGGCGGGACGACGGCGACGCGCACGGTGCCGGCCGCGCTCCCGCCGTTCGGGTCGGCGACGGTGTAGCCGAACTCGTCGGTGCCGACGCTGCCCGGGTAGGCCTGGTAGACGATCGAGCTCGCGCCGAACCGGACGATCCGGCCCAGCGACGGCGCCGAGTCGATGCCGGTGAGGGTGACCGGGTCGCCGTCGGGGTCGACGCCGGCGCCGGGGATGCGGAGCTTGATGGTGTCGCCCGCGACGGCGCGGCCCTCGAGCACCGGCGGCTCGGGCGGGACGTTGCGCCGGGTGCCCGGGACGACCTGGATCTCGAGGGTGCCCGGGGCGCGGTCGCCGGTGGTGTTGGTGGCCAGGTAGCGCACGGTGAACGTCTCGGCGTCCTCGAGCCCGTCGGGGGCGACGTAGCGCACGAACCGGTCGGTGACGAAGGCCTGGCCGGTCGGCACGTCCTCGTCGCCGGGCGGGCGGACCTCGAGCACCCCGGCGTCCCCGGCGGGCCCGTGGCCGACGAGCTCGAGCTCGTCGCCGGCCGGGCTGAAGTCGTTGTCGAGGACCGGGACCGAGACCCCTCCCCCGGCCCGGACGACGACGCGGTCGGTCTCGGTGACCGGGGTGTTGTCCTCCGGTGCCGGGCGCCACGCCACCACGACCTCGCCCTGGACGCCGGAGCGGGCGCCGTTGCTGACGGTGTAGCGGACCAGCTGGGGGTTGGGGTCGAGCCGGCCCTGGCGGGCGGCGATGCGGAGCCAGCGGCCCTCGACCACGGCGACGTCGAGCGCGTTCTCGGCGTCGGGCGTCGCGCCCTGCACGACGAGCACGCCCCCGGTCGGGTCGATGTCGTTGGCCACGACGTCGACCAGCGTGGCGGCCTGGCCGTGCAGCGTCACGCTGTCGGGCATCGCGACCGGGGCCTTCGGCGGCCGGTCGGGCGCCTCGACGTCGACCCGGATCCGGCCCGGCGCGAACGGCGCGTTGCCGAAGCGGAGGTCGTAGTCGAGGAAGTAGGTGCGCGCCTGGGTGGCGGTGAAGCTGATCGTGCCGTCGACCAGGTCGGTGGTGACCTCGGTGCCGGCGGGCTGGGCGACCTTGCCCGCGAGCGCGGTCCGGGCCGTCGGGGTGATCGGGTCGGAGCCGGGCAGGTCGTTGCCCAGCGGGCGGATCGTCAGGGTGCTGCCGACCTCGCCGGAGACCACGTCGGGCTCGGCCACGCCGGGGAACGACTTGCGGTCGGTGAGCGACTGCACCTGGAACTCCAGCTCGTCCTCCACCGGCGCCCCGATGCCGTCGGTGACGGTGTAGGTCACCTTCACCACGCCGCTCTCGGCCGGCGCGGTGAACCGCACCCGCCCCGCGGACGTCGTGCGCGCGACCGCGCCGCTCCGCTCCCCGCCGAGCGCGACGGCCCCGTCGAGGGTCAGCGGGTCGCCGTCCTCCTTGTCGCGCCAGTCGGGCAGCACCGGGATGTCGAGGGTGCCGCCGGCCGGGACCGCCCAGACCCGCGGCTCGAAGCCCTCGCGCAGCTGCGGGGTGGCGTTGACGGCGTCGGTGCGCGGGGTGACGGTGACCGTCGCGGTGTCGGAGAGCCCGGTGCGGCCGTCGTCGATGGTGTAGTCGAACCGCGTCGGGCCGGCGCCGTCGGGGAGGTCGACCTGCACGGTCTGGCCGTCGGGGCTGACCGTCACCTCCGCGTCGGAGCCGCGCGGCGGCTGGACCCCCGAGATCGCGAGCAGCCGACCCCCGGGGGCGGTGTCGTTGTCGAGCGGGTGCAGCACGGTCGTGCGCCCCACGCGGGCGCCGAGGGCGTCGTCCTTGGCCTCGGGCGGACGCCGGTCGCCGTCGTCGGTGTTCTCGTTCTGGTCGTCGTCGTCGGACTTGTCGGGCTTGAGCTGGAAGGCGTCCCAGTTGTCGAGGCGGGTCGGCTGGTCGGAGTCGATGTTCCAGACGGCGCCGGTGCCGCGGTCGTTGAGCAGGATCTCGCCGCGGTTGACCCGGAAGACGAGGTCGCTGGTCTCGGTGCCGAGGTCGGCGACGTTCGGCTCGTCGTCGCCGCAGACGGTGGCGACCGCGCCGAACCCGCCGGACCAGGCGCCGTAGACGCAGGCGCCGAGCCGCACCGGCGCGGTCGGGCGGCCGCCGGCGTCGGCGACCAGCTCGATCTCCTCGCCGGTGTCCAGGTCGATGCCCACGAGCCGGTCGGGCGTCGCGACCAGGACGACGTCGGCGTCGGGGCCGGGCACCTGGAGGACCGACCCGGCGGGCAGGTCGGCGTCGGCGCCGCCGACCACCTGCAGCGCACCCGACTCGGCGTCGAGAACGACGGCGCGCTCGCCGACCGTCGTGACCGCGACCGTGCGGCCGAGGTCGGCTCCGAGCGGGACCTCGCTCGGCCGGCCGAAGCCGCCGTCGCCGGCCGGGAGTGTGCGCAGGACGTCGTCCTCGGCGGAGGCGACGACCAGGTCGCCGTCGACGGTGACCGCCAGGGCGGCGTCCGGGGCGGTGACGGCGAGCGGGTCGGCCTCGGGGTCGAGGGCTGCGACCGGCGGGACGCCGCGACGGGTGTCGACCCGGGTCGCGCGCAGGCTGCCGTCGGCGGGGTCGAGGACGGCGAGGCTGCCGCCGGCCAGCTGCACCTGGGCCGCGGCGGGCAGGGCGGCGCTCTCCCCGTCGGGCAGCGAGACGCGGGCCGGGTCGATGGTCGAGAGCACGCCCGCCGACACGTCGATGCCAAGCACCGCAGCGCCGTCCTGGACGACGTCGAGCTGGGCGTCCTGCTCGGCGAAGGTGACGCCGTCGAGCTCGCCGATCGGCTTGTTGACGCGGCCGTGGTAGCCGTCGCGGCCGTTGGTGACCCAGATGCCGCCGTCGTTGAGCTGCGCCTCGTGCTTGCGGTAGCCGTCGGCCTGGGTGGCCACCACGACGACACAGGTCGCCGCCACGAGGAGCGCCGCGTTCGTCGCGACCGCGACGCGGTGGCGGCGAATCGCCGTCGAGATCGACATTGCACTCCTGGGGGCCTGGGAGGCAAGGGTAGGAAGGCTGCTCCCGACACGACAACTCGGCAGTCGCTGCGGGAGGATGCCCGGGTGCAGGCGTCCTACACCCCCGGCGACGGACTCGTCGTCGGCGCGGGGCGCCGGTGGCTGCTGCTGGACGCCGTCCCCGACGCCGCGACCACCGAGCGGCTGTGGGACCTGCTGACCGCTCCGCGCGTCGCGAGCGCCACCGTGCTCGACGTCGTCGCCACGGCCTGCGGTCCCGGGACCGCCCTGGTGCTCCTCGACCTGACCCCCGGCGCCGAGACGTCGGCGACCCGCGGCTCGGGACGGCACACCGCCGTCGACGGGGTCCACACCCTCACGCTCGGGCCGGCCGACGCCGGTGCTCGTGCCGGTGCTCCTGCCGACGCCGGGCCGCCCGCGCGCCGGCTGGTCGGCGGCGTGGTCGCGGCCGCCGCGGTCGTGCTCGCGCCGGACCCGGCGGGCCCGCCGGCCGCCGCTCCCGCGTCGGTCGCGGAGCCGGTCGCCGGGTCGGTCACCGGGTCGGTCGATGGGCTGATCGACGGCATCCCGCCGGAGATCCTCGCCCCGCGCCCGGGTCCGCCGGCCCCCTCGCCTCCCCCGCCCGCCCTCGGTGCGGTCGACACCGACGAGCCGCCCGCCGTGCCGGACCGGCGACGCGACGAGCCGGGGGGCCACACCGTGCGCCGCGGCGCCTCGGCCCCGGCGCCCCCTCCCCCGGCGCGACCCGGTGCGGTCGACAGCGACCACGACGGCCACACCACCTACCGGCCCGAGGACGTCGGCCGCGCACCGACGCCGCCCGCCGGCCACCTGCAGCAGTCCACGGCCGACACGGTGCTCGCCGTGCACTGCCCCGCGGGCCACGTGACCGCCGCCTACCGACCGCGGTGCCGGGTCTGCGACGCCCCGGTCGGCCCGCAGGAGCCGCAGCGGATGCCCCGCCCCCGCCTCGGCGTCCTGCACCTGCCCGACGGCGAGCGGGTGCCCCTCGACCGGGGCGTCGTCGTCGGCCGGGCGCCGACCCCGGTGCCGGGCGGCCCGCAGTGGCCGCACCTGGTGCGGCTGCCGGCCGGGGAGACCCTCGTGTCGCGCTCGCACCTGTCGGTGGCGCTCGACGGCTGGCTGGTGCTGGCCACCGACCTCGGGTCGCGCGGCGGCACGACGCTGCGGGTGCCCGGCCGGGCACCGCAGCGGGTCCGGGGCCACGAGACCTACGTGTGGGAGCCGGGTCAGGTGCTCGACCTGGCCGACAGCTACGAGATCGTCTACGAGGTCACGGGATGATCACCCCATGACGGGCGCGCCGCAGATCCCCGGCTACACCTTCCTCCAGCACCTGGGCACCGGCGGCTTCGCCGACGTGTTCCTCTACGAGCAGCAGTGGCCCCAGCAGCGGGTGGCGGTCAAGGTCGTGCGGGCCGACGTGGCGCTGACGGCGCGCGAGAAGAGCCTGTTCACCGCCGAGGCGAACGCGATGGCGACCCTCGCCGACCACCCCTACATCGTCTCGGTCATCACCGCCGGCACGACCGGCGACGCCCGGCCCTACCTGGTGATGCGCTACTGCCCGCCGCCCGACCTGGGGGTCCGGGTCCGGCAGGCCCCGATGTCGGTGGCCGACGCCGTCAGCACCGGCATCAAGCTGGCCAGCGCGGTCGAGACCGCCCACCGGGCCGGGATCGTGCACCGCGACATCAAGCCCAGCAACGTGCTGGTGACCAGCTACCACGAGCCGGCGCTCACCGACTTCGGCATCGCCGGCCACCTGGCCGACGTCGGCGGCGACGAGGAGGTGCGGATCTCCTACCCGTGGGCCCCGCCCGAGCTGCTCGACGCCCGCTCCAACGGGTCGGTGGCCTCCGACGTCTACTCGCTGGGCGCCACGATCTGGAACCTGCTGACCGGCCGCTCGCCGTTCGCGATCCTGCACGGCGACAACAGCCCGCGGGCGCTGTCGACCCGGATCCTGCACACCCCCGCGCCGCCCACCGGCCGCCCCGACACGCCGGCCGCCCTCGAGGCGCTGCTCGCGCAGTGCCTGGCCAAGGTGCCCGAGCACCGGCCCTCCTCGGCGCTCGACCTGGCGCGGTCGCTCCAGCGGATCGAGCAGCAGGCCGGCTACGCGCGGACCCCGGTCGCCGTCGAGGGCGACCGCCCGGCCGCGGCGGCCGGCCGCGCCGTCGCGCCCGGCGGCGACACCGACGCGACCTACGTCAAGCCGGTCACCGTCATCCCGGCGTCCGGTCCCCGCGCGGCGCGGATCGAGTCCGACAGCCGGGCCGCCGTCGACCCGGGACGCGGGTCGCGCGGGGCCGTG
It encodes the following:
- a CDS encoding FHA domain-containing protein produces the protein MQASYTPGDGLVVGAGRRWLLLDAVPDAATTERLWDLLTAPRVASATVLDVVATACGPGTALVLLDLTPGAETSATRGSGRHTAVDGVHTLTLGPADAGARAGAPADAGPPARRLVGGVVAAAAVVLAPDPAGPPAAAPASVAEPVAGSVTGSVDGLIDGIPPEILAPRPGPPAPSPPPPALGAVDTDEPPAVPDRRRDEPGGHTVRRGASAPAPPPPARPGAVDSDHDGHTTYRPEDVGRAPTPPAGHLQQSTADTVLAVHCPAGHVTAAYRPRCRVCDAPVGPQEPQRMPRPRLGVLHLPDGERVPLDRGVVVGRAPTPVPGGPQWPHLVRLPAGETLVSRSHLSVALDGWLVLATDLGSRGGTTLRVPGRAPQRVRGHETYVWEPGQVLDLADSYEIVYEVTG
- a CDS encoding Ig-like domain-containing protein, with amino-acid sequence MSISTAIRRHRVAVATNAALLVAATCVVVVATQADGYRKHEAQLNDGGIWVTNGRDGYHGRVNKPIGELDGVTFAEQDAQLDVVQDGAAVLGIDVSAGVLSTIDPARVSLPDGESAALPAAAQVQLAGGSLAVLDPADGSLRATRVDTRRGVPPVAALDPEADPLAVTAPDAALAVTVDGDLVVASAEDDVLRTLPAGDGGFGRPSEVPLGADLGRTVAVTTVGERAVVLDAESGALQVVGGADADLPAGSVLQVPGPDADVVLVATPDRLVGIDLDTGEEIELVADAGGRPTAPVRLGACVYGAWSGGFGAVATVCGDDEPNVADLGTETSDLVFRVNRGEILLNDRGTGAVWNIDSDQPTRLDNWDAFQLKPDKSDDDDQNENTDDGDRRPPEAKDDALGARVGRTTVLHPLDNDTAPGGRLLAISGVQPPRGSDAEVTVSPDGQTVQVDLPDGAGPTRFDYTIDDGRTGLSDTATVTVTPRTDAVNATPQLREGFEPRVWAVPAGGTLDIPVLPDWRDKEDGDPLTLDGAVALGGERSGAVARTTSAGRVRFTAPAESGVVKVTYTVTDGIGAPVEDELEFQVQSLTDRKSFPGVAEPDVVSGEVGSTLTIRPLGNDLPGSDPITPTARTALAGKVAQPAGTEVTTDLVDGTISFTATQARTYFLDYDLRFGNAPFAPGRIRVDVEAPDRPPKAPVAMPDSVTLHGQAATLVDVVANDIDPTGGVLVVQGATPDAENALDVAVVEGRWLRIAARQGRLDPNPQLVRYTVSNGARSGVQGEVVVAWRPAPEDNTPVTETDRVVVRAGGGVSVPVLDNDFSPAGDELELVGHGPAGDAGVLEVRPPGDEDVPTGQAFVTDRFVRYVAPDGLEDAETFTVRYLATNTTGDRAPGTLEIQVVPGTRRNVPPEPPVLEGRAVAGDTIKLRIPGAGVDPDGDPVTLTGIDSAPSLGRIVRFGASSIVYQAYPGSVGTDEFGYTVADPNGGSAAGTVRVAVVPPGTPQPPLAVPDTVTTEPGRLARVDILANDYVAAGDRVEATLVDPPAGVSLETPQGPIVIEAPDTLDARTLQVVYRLSNGLDASQATVTLRLATPYNNPPVVFDAYGTPADEGALEAAEGEVDGRGDASTVTVDVLETAYDPDGEPEDLRVSKVFAPRGTTASIAGGEVTVQRGAEPMVVPFRVRDADGGAATGSIYVPPAAAGAPYAVPGAVIEVDPGGTASLDLADHVVSPGGGPVQFTLQDRIWASPEGDVQPTITGDTTFDVAASDRYEGPGAVVFEVTTGDGVDDPDGVEAIVSVPVQVGRSRPVLRCPETPVRIAQDRTIGLDVASFCHVWTPDPEDVDSLSFDADWQTSVDGLSIVQPSGSTIEVNAAGSAVAGSRATLQVTAEGSEPGLVQLLVVESPPPSMSPVRLEDMRAGEERTIDLAPYLRAGVPNPEPEVLEVEQVSSLDVQTSFEGSRVTITTGPEVDGRAELRVLASDVTGSNGPERQVEGRITFDVLDVPDVPTAPVPGTTIRDQEVALGWRAPDANGAPIDRYEVRGTGGVGRECAATSCDVTGLTNGQDYRFEVRAHNAVGWSGWSPQSRVATPDAKPGRVGPIQVVEEGDTTLRLRWTPPTTQTSDIREYVVSWDDGGSTTTRRPEATVTGLDNNQRYTFTVYAVNERFAGERRSGGPYQSVGTPAAPPAPTLTENRTSSRQTAVVVSWPAVNPNGPTPLSYTVLRDGSPLPACTDQGSTSCVDGGIGYDGRKYQYAVRVTNKGGDGRTATGPTSEFVAVGDPEAWGDWSVTATGQDNQSRADFTVPVSNGAQSRVKVIVGSTVVEEFQGAGGQSRTVTVPDNDGAHQVRLEVCNELDRCSPSAPRSVQTLRPARHPARRVDDLHPRRRRPQPGDRLADHRRPQRRPRLGADHQQPGPRRDHHGPGRGHLHLRHRAAPDRLRHDRDDHGAAVRRRAGPRPGHPHRRVGPHRPAAAALGRGDPRRPLQRPARLRAAALLHDLRHAVHARLLRLHHDHPEQLPRRGQLLHHRLLDRRRLRAQGPVRQRVAPDRCLLRQPRWLGERDVRGRHEPEVHVARQLTGPAPTASDPTVTGPA